A genomic segment from Desulfurispirillum indicum S5 encodes:
- a CDS encoding ABC transporter ATP-binding protein: MSLCKLHNVVKEYQGEEHVRPVDGVTMEVQPGDFLTIEGPSGTGKSTLLYMMGGLLRPTSGEIHLSGQDMTSLDDAQLTTLRSRCIGFIFQEANLLPALSALENLLFALRLRRGASPTGEERRRSMAMLDTLGLGERMHFLPYQLSVGQRRRIAIARALITDSALLIADEPTNDLDPHWAQRVMELLQEQSQQGKAVVMVTHHDVWASWARHRYYLDNGQLRAR; the protein is encoded by the coding sequence ATGTCACTTTGCAAATTACACAATGTGGTGAAAGAGTATCAGGGTGAAGAGCATGTGCGCCCGGTGGATGGCGTCACCATGGAAGTTCAGCCAGGGGACTTTCTGACCATTGAGGGCCCATCGGGCACAGGCAAGAGCACCCTGCTCTACATGATGGGTGGGCTGCTGCGGCCCACCAGTGGTGAAATACACCTGTCAGGGCAGGATATGACCTCCCTTGATGATGCGCAATTGACCACACTGCGATCCCGCTGTATCGGCTTCATCTTTCAGGAGGCAAACCTCCTGCCAGCGCTCAGTGCACTGGAAAATCTGCTCTTTGCCCTGAGACTGCGCCGTGGCGCATCACCCACTGGCGAGGAGCGCCGCAGGTCCATGGCCATGCTCGACACCCTTGGACTCGGAGAGCGGATGCACTTTCTGCCCTACCAGCTCAGCGTCGGCCAGCGCCGTCGCATTGCCATAGCCAGAGCTCTTATTACCGACTCGGCACTGCTGATCGCCGATGAACCCACCAACGACCTTGACCCCCACTGGGCCCAAAGGGTCATGGAACTTCTGCAGGAACAATCCCAGCAGGGTAAAGCGGTGGTGATGGTCACTCACCACGATGTGTGGGCCAGCTGGGCCAGACATCGTTATTATCTGGATAACGGCCAATTGCGCGCACGCTGA
- the metG gene encoding methionine--tRNA ligase, protein MSQTYYVTTPIYYVNDVPHIGHAYTTVACDVAARFQRLMGRDVMFLTGTDEHGMKIEQAARKNGETPIELANRVVKRFQELWTTLDISHDDFIRTTEKRHEMGVHKLFRQLREQGDIYLGEYEGWYCTPCESFWTETQVGEAINCPDCGRSVDKLKEKSYFFRMSKYAEPLLEHIKTNPGFIQPESRRNEIIRFIESGLRDLSISRTTFDWGIKVPDDPEHVIYVWFDALSNYMTAIGYGSDEEKWQRYWPASAHVVGKDILRFHTVYWPTFLMAAGIELPRQVFAHGWWTVEGKKMSKSLMNAVDPNILVEKFGVDPIRYFLLREVPFGLDGDFSMQALVGRINSDLANDLGNLLSRTSGMMFRYFDGLTPASGPLQEREQALIQATGERMEGYRADMEVMAFNRALMKIWEIVGSLNKYIVETEPWALHKAGKTTELQTSLATTAEGLRVIANAVYPFMPSSSRKILQALGCTLDGDFSFSFAASGCHMEQMPALFSRVEEVPVVQEESPASQTPAESERIEFDQFLSVSIRAGKVLTCEKVPKSSKLLLLSVDLGEGTPRTIVSGIAQSYKPEDLPGRTVPVVANLKPAKIMGIESDGMILAAKNRANRHEIPFLSDEVAPGTEIR, encoded by the coding sequence ATGTCCCAGACCTACTATGTCACCACGCCAATCTATTATGTTAATGACGTCCCCCACATAGGCCATGCCTATACCACCGTGGCCTGCGACGTGGCAGCCCGGTTTCAGCGCCTCATGGGACGCGACGTTATGTTCCTTACCGGCACTGACGAACACGGCATGAAGATAGAGCAGGCCGCCCGCAAGAACGGCGAGACCCCCATTGAGCTGGCCAATCGCGTGGTGAAGCGTTTCCAGGAACTGTGGACCACCCTGGATATCTCCCACGACGACTTTATCCGCACCACGGAGAAGCGCCACGAAATGGGAGTACACAAGCTCTTCCGCCAGCTGCGGGAGCAGGGTGACATTTACCTGGGCGAATACGAAGGCTGGTACTGCACTCCCTGTGAATCCTTCTGGACCGAGACCCAGGTGGGAGAAGCCATCAACTGCCCCGACTGCGGGCGCAGTGTGGACAAGCTCAAGGAGAAATCCTACTTCTTCCGCATGAGCAAATACGCTGAACCCTTGCTGGAACACATAAAAACCAACCCCGGCTTTATCCAGCCCGAAAGCCGACGCAACGAGATCATCCGCTTTATCGAAAGCGGCCTGCGCGACCTGTCCATCTCCCGCACCACCTTCGACTGGGGCATCAAAGTCCCCGATGATCCCGAGCACGTGATCTACGTCTGGTTCGACGCCCTCTCCAACTATATGACCGCCATCGGCTACGGCAGTGATGAGGAAAAGTGGCAACGCTACTGGCCCGCTTCCGCCCACGTCGTCGGCAAGGATATCCTGCGTTTCCACACGGTCTATTGGCCCACCTTTCTCATGGCCGCCGGCATTGAGCTGCCAAGGCAGGTCTTCGCCCATGGCTGGTGGACCGTGGAAGGCAAGAAGATGAGCAAGTCCCTCATGAACGCCGTGGATCCCAACATCCTCGTGGAGAAATTCGGCGTGGATCCCATCCGCTACTTCCTGCTGCGGGAAGTGCCCTTTGGCCTGGACGGTGACTTCAGCATGCAGGCCCTGGTGGGACGCATCAACAGCGACCTGGCCAACGACCTGGGCAACCTGCTCAGCCGCACCTCCGGCATGATGTTCCGCTACTTCGATGGCCTGACCCCCGCCTCCGGCCCCCTGCAGGAACGCGAACAGGCGCTGATTCAGGCCACAGGCGAGCGCATGGAGGGCTACCGTGCCGATATGGAGGTCATGGCCTTCAACCGCGCTCTCATGAAAATCTGGGAAATCGTAGGCAGCCTCAACAAGTACATAGTGGAAACCGAGCCCTGGGCCCTGCACAAGGCCGGCAAAACCACCGAGCTGCAGACCTCCCTGGCCACCACCGCCGAAGGCCTGCGCGTCATCGCCAACGCCGTCTATCCCTTTATGCCCTCCTCGTCCCGTAAAATTCTGCAGGCGCTGGGCTGTACCCTGGACGGCGACTTCAGCTTCAGCTTTGCCGCCAGCGGCTGCCATATGGAGCAGATGCCCGCCCTGTTCAGCCGGGTGGAAGAAGTGCCCGTGGTACAGGAAGAGTCCCCCGCCTCCCAGACTCCAGCCGAGTCGGAGCGCATCGAGTTCGACCAGTTCCTCAGCGTCTCCATACGGGCCGGCAAAGTGCTCACCTGCGAAAAGGTGCCCAAGTCCAGCAAACTGCTGCTGCTTTCCGTGGACCTGGGTGAAGGCACCCCCCGCACCATCGTCAGCGGCATCGCCCAGTCCTATAAACCCGAAGATCTGCCGGGCAGAACCGTACCCGTGGTAGCCAATCTCAAGCCCGCCAAAATCATGGGTATTGAATCCGATGGCATGATTCTGGCCGCCAAGAACCGCGCCAACCGCCACGAAATCCCCTTCCTCAGCGACGAGGTGGCCCCCGGCACGGAAATCCGCTGA
- a CDS encoding TatD family hydrolase: protein MQLVDIHTHLALKDYAYGASVDERIKRARSNGVGRIITVGTDDEDNFTNRNLCETYPEVFMSVGIHPSESQDAKAVERSLQSFSELVRYPRTVAIGETGLDYYWTRDFIKDQQESFHHHLQLAQQHDLPVMVHSRDAFEDTAAILRQYSCRGVIHCFTGTCQEAATYLDMGYLISLPGIVSFPKATAMHEVARFLPADRLLCETDAPYLAPVPQRGKENESALVLHVYEAVARLRGVEVEELAQQIWGNAEGLFRFEKRSNFQ, encoded by the coding sequence ATGCAACTGGTGGACATCCATACCCACCTGGCCCTCAAGGACTACGCCTACGGAGCCAGTGTGGATGAACGAATCAAGCGCGCCCGCTCCAATGGAGTGGGCCGCATCATTACCGTGGGCACCGACGACGAAGATAACTTCACCAACCGCAACCTCTGCGAAACCTATCCTGAAGTCTTCATGAGCGTAGGCATCCACCCCTCGGAAAGCCAGGACGCCAAGGCCGTTGAGCGAAGCCTGCAAAGCTTCAGCGAACTGGTACGGTACCCCAGAACCGTTGCCATCGGCGAAACCGGACTCGACTACTACTGGACCCGTGACTTTATCAAGGACCAGCAGGAATCCTTCCACCACCACCTGCAGCTGGCACAGCAGCACGACCTGCCCGTCATGGTCCACAGCCGCGACGCCTTCGAAGATACCGCCGCCATCCTGCGCCAGTACTCCTGCCGCGGCGTCATCCACTGCTTCACCGGCACCTGCCAGGAAGCCGCCACCTACCTGGATATGGGATACCTTATCTCCCTGCCCGGAATCGTGAGCTTCCCCAAAGCCACCGCCATGCACGAAGTGGCCCGCTTCCTGCCCGCCGATCGTCTGCTGTGTGAAACCGACGCCCCCTACCTGGCCCCCGTTCCCCAGCGCGGCAAAGAGAATGAAAGTGCTCTGGTACTGCACGTCTACGAAGCCGTGGCCCGCCTGCGGGGAGTGGAAGTGGAAGAGCTGGCGCAGCAGATATGGGGGAATGCGGAGGGATTGTTTCGTTTTGAAAAACGAAGTAACTTTCAATAA
- a CDS encoding PSP1 domain-containing protein has protein sequence MSDAELAEQAALPDRIKVVSVKFRTAGKLYEFLHNESLELAANDYIIVSLEKGVGIATVVHPPYITDRDKGRVYRRVVRRATEEDVAMHKANLEMEKYAFETALHRIKKHKLPMKLVRVEYLFDATKITFYFTSDGRVDFRELVKDLAQEFKTRIEMRQIGVRDETKLLGGFAPCGRTCCCSTFLRDFAPVSIRMAKEQNLNLSPSKISGLCGRLMCCLVYEHSQYEQALEGMPTIDSEYDDGRIRGTVKKLNPLKRTILVYTHDGKYEEIDLTGKIPKSGAGCSRCHDGKSACMCEHKKAPAIEKAPPADEGDSLAELASLHREKMASLGITEDQASPKIARSQPQEQQPGQEPSAPRSRKRRSGKSSRRSKDRRENKGGERTEQREKKSPTAATGGADSGRNQNFSISRAAPQWKERRSGTVHDHSKGGNSDQK, from the coding sequence ATTTCAGATGCTGAGCTTGCTGAGCAAGCGGCGCTGCCGGATCGCATAAAGGTCGTCAGCGTCAAATTCCGCACCGCCGGAAAACTCTATGAATTCCTTCACAATGAATCACTGGAGCTGGCGGCCAACGACTACATTATCGTCTCCCTGGAAAAAGGCGTTGGTATCGCCACGGTTGTCCATCCTCCCTACATCACGGACCGCGACAAGGGTCGCGTCTACCGCCGGGTCGTGCGACGGGCCACCGAAGAGGATGTGGCCATGCACAAGGCCAACCTGGAGATGGAGAAGTACGCCTTTGAAACCGCCCTTCACCGCATCAAAAAACACAAACTTCCCATGAAGCTGGTGCGGGTGGAATACCTCTTCGACGCCACCAAGATCACTTTCTACTTCACCTCCGACGGACGAGTGGATTTCCGTGAACTGGTCAAGGATCTGGCCCAGGAATTCAAGACCCGCATTGAAATGCGTCAGATCGGCGTACGCGATGAAACCAAATTGCTGGGCGGCTTTGCCCCCTGTGGACGCACCTGCTGCTGCAGCACCTTCCTGCGCGACTTTGCCCCTGTTTCCATCCGCATGGCCAAAGAGCAAAACCTCAACCTCAGTCCTTCCAAGATATCCGGCCTGTGCGGCCGCCTCATGTGCTGTCTGGTTTATGAGCACTCCCAGTACGAACAGGCCCTGGAAGGCATGCCCACCATCGACTCCGAATACGATGATGGTCGCATCCGGGGAACCGTCAAAAAGCTCAACCCCCTCAAGCGTACCATCCTCGTCTACACCCATGATGGTAAGTACGAGGAGATCGACCTGACCGGGAAAATCCCCAAGTCCGGCGCAGGCTGTTCCCGCTGCCATGACGGCAAGAGTGCCTGCATGTGTGAACACAAGAAGGCACCGGCCATTGAAAAAGCACCTCCCGCCGATGAAGGGGACTCTCTGGCTGAACTGGCTTCGCTGCACCGCGAAAAGATGGCCAGCCTGGGTATAACCGAAGATCAGGCCTCGCCAAAAATCGCCCGCTCGCAGCCCCAGGAGCAGCAGCCCGGGCAGGAGCCCTCTGCTCCGCGCAGTCGCAAAAGGCGTTCTGGCAAAAGCAGCCGCCGCAGCAAGGATCGCCGTGAGAATAAAGGTGGCGAACGCACCGAGCAGCGGGAGAAAAAGTCCCCCACTGCGGCTACCGGTGGAGCCGACTCCGGCAGGAACCAGAACTTCTCCATCTCCCGCGCCGCTCCCCAGTGGAAAGAGCGTCGCAGTGGGACAGTTCACGATCACAGTAAAGGCGGAAACTCCGACCAGAAGTAG
- the tmk gene encoding dTMP kinase encodes MNGRFISFEGPDGAGKTTQLSLLSRYLDDRDILHHCTREPGGTPGAEAIRNLIFDSRHNLVPRAELLLFAAARAQHVEERIMPLLEKGIWVLCDRFTLSTLVYQGYGRGLDRELIGQLNAIATCGLAPHMQLVLDVEAEAGQNRVQQRLENNNSFDALSEDFHRRVVAGFREVASHDAHCRLIDGSRNPEQVHGSIVAALHEGGLLDG; translated from the coding sequence ATGAACGGACGCTTTATCAGCTTTGAAGGGCCGGACGGAGCCGGGAAAACCACCCAGCTCTCCCTGCTCTCCCGCTATCTGGATGACCGCGATATTCTGCACCACTGCACCCGCGAGCCCGGTGGCACACCTGGTGCCGAGGCTATCCGCAATCTGATTTTCGATTCCCGCCATAACCTGGTTCCCCGGGCAGAGCTGCTGTTGTTTGCCGCAGCCCGCGCCCAGCATGTTGAGGAGCGCATTATGCCTTTACTGGAGAAGGGCATCTGGGTGCTCTGCGATCGCTTCACTCTTTCCACCCTGGTATATCAGGGGTACGGGCGGGGTCTGGACCGGGAGCTGATTGGCCAGCTCAATGCCATTGCCACCTGTGGCCTGGCTCCCCATATGCAGCTGGTACTGGACGTGGAGGCGGAGGCTGGGCAAAATCGTGTTCAGCAGCGCCTGGAGAATAACAACAGCTTCGATGCCCTTTCGGAGGACTTTCACCGTCGGGTAGTTGCCGGCTTCCGGGAAGTGGCCTCCCACGATGCGCACTGTCGGCTGATTGATGGCTCCCGCAATCCTGAGCAGGTCCATGGATCCATAGTAGCAGCACTGCACGAAGGCGGATTGCTGGATGGCTGA
- a CDS encoding WbuC family cupin fold metalloprotein: protein MKRLDCSLFHSLAQRARENPRKQHIDEFHSSTDGTIRRLLHALEPDGYIRPFASHGTDKMLLCVQGKFLVATFTPDNTIDDISILGSDLHCRGAEIPSGTFHSVLALEPSSILYESHYGKPQRFTEAPWAPEHSDREGAKAFLQRIILANSREQVLSHLLNHGMMERYYDHKTPTRTAEEAAAALNVNVSQIAKSIVLSDDTAQCIIVVLPGDRRIDMGKVRQHFGHRFTMASPERTLAATGFLAGSVSPFALLGALPIYADISLKSHPEIFPAAGGINNGFRTSFHELTTLLGLRKCDFARDTQGA from the coding sequence ATGAAGCGTTTGGATTGCAGCCTCTTTCACTCCCTGGCCCAACGCGCCAGGGAAAACCCCCGCAAACAGCATATTGATGAGTTCCACAGCTCCACCGATGGAACCATCCGTCGCCTTCTGCATGCCCTCGAACCCGATGGCTATATTCGCCCCTTTGCCAGCCACGGCACCGACAAGATGCTGTTGTGCGTGCAGGGAAAATTCCTGGTGGCAACCTTCACGCCAGATAATACCATTGATGATATCAGTATTCTGGGAAGCGATCTGCACTGCCGGGGCGCGGAAATTCCCTCTGGCACTTTCCACAGCGTCCTGGCTCTGGAGCCATCCAGTATCCTCTATGAGTCCCACTACGGCAAACCTCAGCGCTTCACTGAAGCCCCCTGGGCCCCCGAACACTCCGACAGGGAAGGGGCAAAAGCCTTTCTGCAGCGAATCATCCTGGCCAATTCCCGGGAACAGGTGCTCTCACACCTGCTGAACCACGGAATGATGGAGCGCTACTACGACCACAAGACACCCACCAGAACCGCTGAAGAGGCAGCCGCCGCTCTGAATGTCAACGTGAGCCAGATCGCCAAGAGTATTGTCCTCAGCGACGACACAGCACAGTGCATTATCGTCGTACTCCCCGGTGACCGCAGAATCGACATGGGCAAAGTTCGCCAGCACTTCGGACATCGCTTCACCATGGCCTCGCCGGAGCGCACGCTGGCAGCCACCGGATTTCTGGCCGGTTCTGTCAGCCCCTTTGCTCTCCTGGGAGCACTTCCGATATACGCCGACATCTCCCTGAAGAGCCACCCGGAAATATTCCCCGCTGCCGGTGGAATCAATAATGGATTCCGCACCAGCTTTCACGAACTGACAACTCTCCTTGGCCTGCGCAAATGCGACTTTGCCAGGGACACACAGGGCGCATAA
- a CDS encoding cytochrome-c peroxidase, whose amino-acid sequence MKEKKSKGIIFGTLAIVGTSLIIAACSGSSQQALDPKEVFSNLGPMPVPADNPMTPEKIELGKMLYFDTRLSGDNTLSCASCHEPEKGWSDGRRTFLGFQGHQGHRNSPTIINSGYHSLQFLDGRMKTLEDQALGPIQDPGEMNLSLDELVQKLNAVPAYVQKFEEIFGPDSINPTNIGKAIATFERTIVIDNTPFDQYLKGNSNAMSKDAQEGMKLFAGKASCISCHNGPSLSDNNFHNVGVLNDNPGRAGFTGNPEDDGKYKTTHLRGIGHTAPFMHNGSLRTLRDVVEFKNRGGDGHPNTSPLVRPLNLSDKEKAQLVAFLEALTGELPLVAKPQLP is encoded by the coding sequence GTGAAAGAGAAGAAGAGCAAAGGTATTATTTTCGGCACACTGGCAATCGTGGGCACATCGCTCATCATCGCCGCCTGCAGTGGCTCATCCCAGCAGGCCCTTGATCCCAAGGAAGTCTTTTCCAACCTGGGCCCCATGCCCGTTCCGGCTGACAACCCCATGACTCCCGAGAAAATCGAACTGGGCAAGATGCTCTACTTTGACACACGCCTGTCCGGAGACAACACGCTCAGCTGCGCCAGCTGTCACGAACCGGAAAAGGGCTGGAGCGACGGACGCCGCACCTTCCTGGGCTTCCAGGGGCATCAGGGACACCGCAACTCTCCCACTATCATCAACAGTGGCTACCACAGCCTGCAGTTCCTGGATGGCCGCATGAAGACCCTGGAAGATCAGGCCCTTGGCCCCATTCAGGATCCCGGCGAAATGAACCTCTCCCTGGATGAGCTTGTACAGAAACTCAATGCAGTTCCAGCTTATGTGCAGAAATTCGAAGAAATTTTCGGCCCTGACAGCATCAACCCGACAAATATTGGCAAGGCCATCGCCACCTTTGAACGTACCATTGTCATCGACAACACGCCCTTTGACCAGTACCTCAAGGGCAACAGCAACGCCATGTCAAAGGATGCCCAGGAAGGCATGAAGCTCTTTGCCGGCAAAGCCAGCTGCATCAGCTGCCATAACGGCCCCAGCCTCTCCGATAATAACTTCCACAATGTGGGCGTCCTCAATGACAACCCCGGCCGCGCCGGCTTCACCGGAAACCCTGAAGATGACGGCAAGTACAAGACCACCCATCTGCGTGGTATCGGCCACACGGCTCCCTTTATGCACAACGGCAGTCTGCGCACCCTGCGTGATGTCGTGGAATTCAAGAACCGCGGCGGCGATGGGCACCCCAACACCAGCCCCCTGGTTCGTCCTCTGAACCTCAGCGATAAGGAAAAAGCACAGCTGGTTGCCTTCCTGGAAGCTCTGACCGGCGAGCTGCCCCTGGTTGCCAAGCCACAACTGCCATAG
- a CDS encoding cupredoxin domain-containing protein: MKYFTTCLLAALFLLGFWVATPTMAQAERLVEIDVHASQFEYKPSILRVQQGDRVRITLISEDVTHGLYIDGYDISVQDMPQDRQVNTLEFVADKAGNFTFRCNVVCGPMHPFMVGTLIVEPNAKTPFFLILGVLVALGSLFYVYRKRDRILGGQDESATYIDLSSRYRWVATLLKQRWLQYVLMAVNVFFFTIILYAGFAGTKVGNANFSLIFVWIVWWAALILLLLPLGGRLWCTMCPLPAPGEWMDHRAFVDKGKERPLTLANKWPKRFKNIWLQNWSFLLVAMFSGIILTRPFVTAVVLSLFIGLAIVFSLMYGKRIFCRYLCPVSGFIGLYSLVAPLGVRVADKDVCRNHKQKECIVGTEKGYGCPWLEVPWNMDRNAYCGICTECFKTCSQNNVRLVWQKFGQDLLVSKGKSIDEAYKAFIMLSCALAYSVIFQSSWGAVKSWANLSMPGFAYFASGFLALNLVIVPVLFALSVWIGHGMAQKRLSSFTNIFYPVRQLAIITKGLIVGPKEESKKAEVKDEAGGIAFSDLFITLSYVLVPLGLACWMAFSVSFLFINGIYILHVISDPFGWGWNLFGTRDLEWKPVGTSFYPYIQALILLVGLYFSNNTGARLLAKYPLEAGQKIRLLLPVTAFLTIVTGLFLWLFL, translated from the coding sequence ATGAAGTACTTCACAACCTGCCTGCTTGCGGCTCTTTTTCTTCTGGGCTTTTGGGTTGCCACTCCAACCATGGCACAGGCTGAAAGACTGGTGGAAATAGATGTCCATGCCAGTCAGTTTGAATACAAGCCCAGTATTCTCCGGGTACAACAGGGAGACCGGGTTCGCATCACCCTCATCTCGGAAGATGTCACCCACGGGCTCTATATAGACGGATATGATATCAGCGTCCAGGATATGCCCCAGGATCGCCAGGTAAACACCCTGGAATTTGTGGCCGACAAGGCCGGGAACTTCACCTTCCGCTGTAATGTGGTCTGCGGGCCCATGCATCCCTTCATGGTGGGTACCCTCATCGTTGAGCCCAACGCCAAAACGCCTTTTTTCCTGATCCTGGGCGTCCTGGTGGCCCTGGGCAGCCTCTTCTATGTGTACCGCAAACGCGATCGCATTCTCGGTGGACAGGATGAGTCTGCCACGTATATCGACCTTTCCAGCCGCTACCGCTGGGTAGCCACCCTGCTGAAACAGCGCTGGCTGCAGTACGTACTGATGGCCGTCAATGTCTTCTTCTTCACCATCATTCTCTACGCGGGATTTGCGGGAACCAAGGTGGGCAACGCCAACTTCTCCCTGATCTTCGTGTGGATCGTGTGGTGGGCTGCTCTGATTCTCCTGCTGCTACCCCTGGGAGGCCGCCTGTGGTGCACCATGTGCCCCCTGCCAGCTCCCGGCGAGTGGATGGACCACCGCGCCTTTGTGGATAAGGGGAAAGAGCGTCCCCTGACCCTGGCCAACAAGTGGCCCAAGCGCTTCAAGAATATCTGGCTGCAGAACTGGTCGTTCCTGCTGGTGGCCATGTTCAGCGGCATTATTCTCACCCGGCCCTTTGTCACCGCCGTGGTGCTCTCCCTGTTTATCGGCCTGGCCATCGTCTTCTCGCTGATGTATGGCAAGCGCATTTTCTGTCGCTACCTTTGCCCCGTCAGCGGATTTATCGGCCTCTACTCCCTGGTTGCCCCTCTGGGCGTGCGGGTAGCCGACAAGGACGTATGCCGCAACCACAAGCAGAAGGAGTGCATCGTGGGCACAGAAAAGGGCTACGGCTGCCCCTGGCTGGAAGTGCCCTGGAACATGGATCGCAATGCCTATTGCGGCATATGTACCGAATGCTTCAAGACCTGTTCCCAGAACAACGTGCGTCTGGTATGGCAGAAGTTCGGTCAGGACCTGCTGGTCAGCAAGGGCAAAAGCATCGATGAAGCCTACAAGGCCTTTATCATGCTCTCCTGCGCCCTGGCCTATTCGGTGATTTTCCAGAGCTCCTGGGGCGCGGTCAAGTCCTGGGCCAACCTGAGCATGCCCGGCTTTGCCTATTTTGCCAGCGGATTCCTGGCCCTCAACCTGGTAATCGTCCCGGTGCTCTTTGCCCTGAGCGTCTGGATAGGTCACGGGATGGCCCAGAAGCGCCTGTCCTCGTTCACCAATATCTTCTATCCCGTGCGACAGCTGGCAATCATCACCAAAGGTCTGATTGTGGGGCCCAAAGAAGAGAGCAAAAAGGCTGAAGTCAAAGACGAGGCGGGCGGCATTGCCTTCTCCGATCTGTTTATCACCCTCTCCTACGTGCTGGTACCCCTGGGCCTGGCATGCTGGATGGCCTTCAGCGTCTCTTTCCTCTTTATCAACGGGATTTATATCCTGCACGTGATTTCTGACCCCTTTGGCTGGGGCTGGAATCTCTTCGGCACACGTGACCTGGAGTGGAAGCCCGTTGGCACCAGCTTCTACCCCTATATCCAGGCCCTGATCCTGCTGGTCGGTCTGTATTTCTCCAATAACACCGGCGCCAGGCTGCTGGCCAAGTATCCCCTGGAAGCCGGACAGAAAATACGCCTCCTGCTGCCGGTAACCGCTTTTTTGACCATCGTGACCGGCCTGTTTCTCTGGCTGTTCCTGTAA
- a CDS encoding cupredoxin domain-containing protein, with amino-acid sequence MKSYREILAAAAIALMVIGIPIGVTLAKNIGQPPHTIDLIIRTVENGGYSPSRIVVKQGEPVRLRLISEDVTHGLIIGELGIDAGVIQPGKMKTIEFTPERKGEFGFVCSVICSPLHTRLRGTLVVE; translated from the coding sequence ATGAAATCGTACCGAGAGATTCTGGCAGCAGCGGCCATAGCCCTGATGGTTATCGGCATCCCCATCGGCGTAACCCTGGCCAAAAATATCGGCCAGCCACCCCACACCATCGACCTGATTATTCGCACCGTGGAAAACGGTGGCTACTCCCCAAGCCGCATCGTCGTCAAGCAGGGAGAGCCGGTTCGCCTGCGCCTGATCAGCGAAGACGTCACCCACGGACTCATCATCGGAGAGCTGGGTATTGACGCGGGCGTTATTCAGCCAGGCAAAATGAAGACCATTGAATTCACCCCTGAGCGCAAGGGGGAATTCGGTTTTGTGTGCAGTGTCATCTGCAGCCCTCTCCATACGAGACTGCGAGGGACACTGGTCGTAGAATAG
- a CDS encoding HD domain-containing protein produces MHSDIRPQLRKHYQNEPLKLRQHVERVVALALELACVHSVDLVDVETAALGHDLFRSRSAEFYRQKAREYGLSRPDYEEFPLMYHGPLAAAYMRETFEYHHWPVLQAVAEHTNLSGQSALNPIAQILFLADKLEPGKGKPYQDELTALARQSLPVAVYQLCGLMADYMAGQGSFAVPHDLLEARQVLAAP; encoded by the coding sequence ATGCATTCAGATATACGTCCTCAGCTCAGAAAACACTACCAAAATGAGCCTTTAAAGCTTCGTCAGCATGTGGAGCGGGTGGTGGCGCTTGCCCTGGAACTGGCGTGTGTTCACAGTGTTGATCTGGTAGATGTGGAGACAGCTGCCCTGGGGCACGACCTCTTCCGCTCCCGCTCCGCAGAATTCTACCGGCAAAAGGCGCGGGAGTACGGCTTGAGCCGCCCGGACTATGAAGAGTTCCCATTGATGTACCACGGACCTCTTGCTGCAGCCTATATGCGCGAAACCTTTGAGTATCACCACTGGCCTGTTCTACAGGCTGTTGCCGAGCACACCAATCTCAGTGGTCAGTCTGCCCTGAACCCCATTGCTCAGATTCTTTTTCTGGCAGACAAGCTGGAACCAGGCAAGGGTAAACCCTATCAGGATGAACTTACGGCTCTGGCGCGGCAGAGTCTTCCCGTGGCCGTTTACCAGCTGTGCGGCCTGATGGCCGACTATATGGCAGGTCAGGGGAGCTTCGCAGTGCCTCACGACTTGCTGGAGGCGCGCCAGGTGCTGGCTGCTCCATAA
- a CDS encoding cupredoxin domain-containing protein, whose translation MKRFLLLAAGVALAFTIMACGSDKSSEYATPDYIKDEPVPPGAEGARVVELEFTPETILPNTITLNAGEKALFVIRNTDEDGEHNFLSSEAELSEILVYGGQTVRRLWTVTDKPGTYEPLCTLHPWIKMTMIVE comes from the coding sequence ATGAAACGGTTTTTGCTATTGGCGGCGGGGGTTGCACTCGCGTTCACAATCATGGCCTGCGGCAGCGACAAAAGTTCAGAATACGCTACTCCAGACTACATTAAAGATGAACCCGTTCCTCCCGGAGCTGAAGGCGCCCGCGTTGTGGAGCTGGAATTCACACCGGAGACAATTCTCCCCAACACCATCACCCTCAACGCCGGCGAGAAAGCCCTCTTCGTCATTCGAAACACGGACGAAGACGGAGAGCACAACTTCCTCTCCTCTGAAGCGGAACTTTCAGAAATTCTTGTCTATGGTGGCCAGACCGTACGACGTCTCTGGACCGTCACCGACAAACCAGGTACCTACGAGCCCCTGTGCACGCTGCATCCATGGATCAAAATGACCATGATTGTTGAATAA